A region of Schistosoma mansoni strain Puerto Rico chromosome 1, complete genome DNA encodes the following proteins:
- a CDS encoding putative g-protein coupled receptor fragment has translation MSLFKICDIWSSQLHTTNFEDGFCLKLSPLHNLHKSQYFILFGTSSGILSIFLPRAAEILDNQKSDGQLHDYNDLCLEYNTEHPILCIDCGNLVMEMSQYQQIAVLHSRMISVYNFAKSDDSFQGGSDNFSLESWKLTLSFKLNVQKDSYTLLLGKFFEQIQTDVICVQTVDASLYFFNANGELFQITLPNILIPGPIIFAKSIHSLIIATSIKLYCFSFLSSNIEHSQISYANHKNVPFDWSIVLGEPILCIDEIDSESATSKHYPLSYVVALGRKRIFLISETGSLLFTRRIDIPSKQLCVYGYSERNVNSPENLSFTNTQSQVSWVPRFLVTTEKNQLLVFKGAQLLWSALLSIGVIRISMPIFTMELSNHYSKTLPFIGLNFPSGLIVVLHRNGRITLSYLGTDPSNLVVPNIMKSSQNGHNYSNEIDPNQSQLKNESFDEEMHQVNERIDQLIKVCSSLLFSNNNHKNTHLEKDSLPKLKTSIRLNSNRLNTDENELCYIDIDIEFPKAYPKKQFNPVYLLTHSCPPIIIKPNYIDISSNELNSSDFVLVNHNNSYKYSYTLTCYNVNKFIDGKNETSSLMNNQLPLDMNVVLMLYYTFTPLNYKNNNNNSNENINCPTNNSMSFNSRSITKCVTHCIKLPIILFASSTFVHKNQMIGKFSLVFQLITKFHNHLKNVYLSDLFPNFLPKNDTTGFNESSQNNFTLYVSFSGLKQMSNADQQCVYISVKYNKKFKFKLQSNHPETFWPILQELIFHNNLVGKRKTNSDANNLYIILYTKDARKFMDDGPVPPKSLSSSKFDNYTSQLETLFNKLYESLDNHVNKRLELDNQISKLTVQARHYRAVQREVVERIKSSQPNCLNGFNELLERDMNNLMTTCDLLDLLTQEYFQSGYSVISLVILLSFICLFCIQSSSSSSPSSFDFSEFESEFMLFKPTHLLTMLHSTLSLENIQSSEFPESILSTESHEHNLHHVDFKLYLQAEINYFSEVIQSNHIEPNEKRDSFTNYQDPLKNYNRLLTPKYIYEQFYQLCKQFMSCDHKEIKRVISLLNR, from the exons ATGTCATTGTTTAAAATTTGTGACATTTGGTCATCACAGCTGCACACAACAAATTTTGAGGACGGTTTCTGCTTGAAGTTAAGCCCTCTTCACAATTTGCATAAGTCTCaatatttcatcttatttggaactTCCTCTGGTATTTTGTCCATTTTCCTACCTCGAGCTGCTGAAATTTTAGATAATCAAAAATCAGATGGTCAATTACATGATTATAATGATTTGTGCCTTGAATACAATACTGAACACCCCATTTTATGTATAGATTGTGGTAATCTTGTCATGGAAATGTCTCAGTATCAACAGATAGCAGTTTTGCATTCACGAATGATATCTGTTTATAATTTTGCGAAGTCTGATGATTCATTTCAAGGCGGTAGTGATAATTTTTCACTGGAATCTTGGAAGCTAACACTCTCATTCAAACTTAACGTTCAAAAGGATTCATACACATTACTTCTTGGCAAATTCTTTGAACAAATTCAGACAGATGTCATTTGTGTTCAAACAGTTGACGCATCTCTTTACTTTTTCAATGCAAATGGagaattatttcaaataacGTTACCAAATATTCTAATACCTGGTCCTATAATATTTGCAAAATCCATCCATTCGTTAATAATAGCTACTTCAATAAAACTATATTGTTTTAGTTTTCTGTCTTCGAATATTGAACACTCTCAAATATCATATGCTAATCATAAAAATGTTCCATTCGACTGGTCGATTGTTTTAGGAGAACCCATATTGTGTATAGATGAAATTGACTCAGAATCTGCAACCAGTAAACACTATCCTTTATCGTATGTAGTTGCATTAGGTAGAAAACGAATTTTCCTTATCTCAGAAACTGGCTCTTTATTGTTTACTCGGCGTATTGACATTCCATCCAAACAATTATGTGTATATGGTTATTCAGAAAGAAATGTTAATTCACCAGAAAACTTATCATTTACTAATACACAAAGTCAAGTTTCTTGGGTGCCAAGGTTTCTGGTAACAACAGAGAAAAATCAGCTACTTGTATTTAAA GGTGCGCAACTCTTATGGTCTGCATTGTTATCAATTGGTGTAATTCGTATATCCATGCCTATATTCACAATGGAATTAAGTAATCATTACAGTAAAACACTTCCTTTTATTGGACTAAATTTTCCATCTGGTTTAATTGTTGTACTTCATAGAAATGGACGAATTACTTTGTCATATCTTGGCACTGATCCGTCTAATTTAGTTGTCCCGAATATCATGAAATCAAGTCAAAACGGTCAcaattattcaaatgaaatagATCCTAATCAATCACAACTGAAAAATGAAAGTTTCGATGAAGAAATGCATCAAGTAAATGAACGTATTGATCAGCTAATAAAAGTTTGCTCGTCTTTATTATtctctaataataatcataaaaatactCATCTTGAAAAAGATTCTCTCCCAAAATTGAAAACATCTATTCGTCTAAATTCAAATCGATTGAATACAGATGAGAATGAATTATGCTATATTGACATTGATATTGAATTTCCAAAAGCATATCCCAAGAAACAATTTAATCCTGTTTATCTATTAACTCATTCTTGTCCACCAATTATAATCAAACCTAATTATATAGACATTTCTTCTAATGAATTGAATAGTAGTGATTTTGTTTTAGTCAATCATAATAATTCATATAAGTATTCATATACATTAACATGTTATaatgttaataaatttattgatggAAAAAATGAGACATCATCATTAATGAATAATCAACTTCCATTAGATATGAATGTTGTTTTAATGTTGTATTACACATTTACTCCCTTGAACTATaagaacaataacaataatagtaatgaaaACATTAATTGCCCCACTAATAATTCAATGTCGTTTAATTCTCGTTCAATTACAAAATGTGTTACTCATTGTATCAAGCTCCCAATAATCTTGTTTGCTTCTAGCACCTTTGTACATAAGAATCAAATGATTGGGAAATTTTCCTTGGTTTTTCAATTGATAACAAAGTTtcataatcatttaaaaaatgtatatttatcaGACTTATTTCCAAATTTCTTACCTAAAAATGATACTACTGGTTTTAATGAAAGTAGTCAAAATAACTTCACCCTATATGTATCATTTAGTGGATTGAAACAAATGAGTAATGCTGATCAACAATGTGTATACATTTCAGttaaatacaataaaaaattcaaatttaaACTACAAAGTAATCATCCTGAAACATTTTGGCCAATTTTACAAGAGCTCATTTTTCATAATAATCTTGTTGGAAAACGTAAAACAAATAGTGATGCAAATAATCTTTACATTATCTTGTATACGAAGGATGCTAGAAAATTCATGGATGATGGTCCTGTACCTCCGAAATCACTATCGTCATCAAAGTTTGATAATTATACTTCTCAACTTGAAACATTGTTCAATAAATTATATGAATCTTTAGATAATCATGTCAATAAACGCTTAGAACTAGATAACCAAATTAGTAAGCTTACTGTGCAAGCTAGACATTATCGTGCTGTTCAACGAGAAGTTGTCGAAAGAATAAAAAGTAGCCAACCTAATTGTTTAAATGGATTTAATGAATTGTTAGAAAGagatatgaataatttaatgaCTACTTGTGATTTACTTGACCTGCTAACACAAGAATATTTTCAATCTGGTTATTCTGTAATATCATTAGTTATTTTATtaagttttatttgtttattttgcataCAATCGTCGTCCTCTTCTTCCCCATCAtcatttgatttttctgaattTGAAAGTGAATTTATGCTATTCAAACCGACGCATTTGTTGACCATGCTACATTCAACACTTTCATTAGAAAATATTCAAAGTTCAGAATTCCCTGAATCCATTTTATCCACTGAATCTCATGAACATAATCTTCATCATGTTGATTTTAAACTATACCTGCAAGccgaaataaattatttttcagaAGTCATTCAATCCAATCACATCGAGCCAAACGAGAAACGTGATTCATTCACTAATTATCAAGATCCTTTAAAAAATTATAATCGATTATTAACGCCTAAatatatttatgaacaattCTATCAACTTTGTAAACAATTTATGTCTTGCGATCATAAGGAAATTAAACGTGTAATTAGTTTACTTAATCGATGA